A region of Corvus cornix cornix isolate S_Up_H32 chromosome 3, ASM73873v5, whole genome shotgun sequence DNA encodes the following proteins:
- the SRF gene encoding serum response factor isoform X5 — protein sequence MLPSQAGAGNGAAAALARGSGLGRSPVPRGANGGGAAAGAPGGRLEREALYSGSEGDSESAEEEELGGERRGVKRGLAEAAAAAAAAGPAAGAAAAAAYSGGGGGGAVSGAKPGKKTRGRVKIKMEFIDNKLRRYTTFSKRKTGIMKKAYELSTLTGTQVLLLVASETGHVYTFATRKLQPMITSETGKALIQTCLNSPDSPPRSDPTTDQRMSATGFEETDLTYQVSESDSSGETKDALKPAFTVTNLPGTTSIQTAPTTSTSMQVSSGPSFPITNYLAPVSASISPNAVTSANGTVLKTTGASAVTSGGLMPIPTGFTLMSGGTMAQQVPVQAIQVHQAPQQTSPSSDSSTDLTQTSSSGTVTLPATIMTSSVPTTVGGHMMYPSPHAVMYAPTSGLADGGLAVLNAFPQAPSAMQVSHGQVQDQGGVPQVFLTAPSGTVQIPVSAVQLHQMAVIGQQSSSGSSLTELQVVNLDTSHSAKSD from the exons ATGTTGCCGAGCCAGGCCGGGGCCGGGAacggcgccgccgccgcgctggCCCGCGGCTCGGGGCTGGGCCGGTCGCCGGTGCCGCGTGGGGCGAacggcggcggggcggcggcgggggcgccCGGGGGCCGCCTGGAGCGGGAGGCGCTGTACAGCGGCAGCGAGGGCGACTCGGAGTCGgccgaggaggaggagctgggcgGCGAGCGGCGCGGCGTGAAGCGTGGCCTggccgaggcggcggcggcggcggcggcggcggggcccgcggcgggagcggcggcggcggccgcctacagcggcggcgggggcggcggggccgtgaGCGGCGCCAAGCCCGGGAAGAAGACGCGGGGCCGGGTGAAGATCAAGATGGAGTTCATCGACAACAAGCTGCGGCGCTACACCACCTTTAGCAAGAGGAAGACCGGCATCATGAAGAAG GCCTATGAGCTCTCCACGCTGACTGGCACTCAAGTCCTGCTGTTGGTGGCCAGCGAGACAGGCCATGTGTACACGTTTGCCACACGGAAGCTGCAGCCCATGATCACCAGTGAGACGGGGAAGGCGTTGATCCAAACATGCCTCAATTCCCCAGACTCGCCCCCACGCTCGGACCCCACCACTGACCAGCGCATGAGTGCCACTGGTTTTGAGGAGACAGACCTCACCTACCAGGTGTCTGAATCAGACAGCAGCGGGGAGACCAAG GATGCCCTGAAACCCGCGTTCACCGTCACCAACCTGCCGGGAACAACGTCCATCCAGACAGCCCCGACCACCTCGACCTCCATGCAGGTCAGCAGTGGCCCGTCATTCCCCATCACTAATTACCTGGCGCCAGTGTCTGCCAGCATCAGCCCCAATGCCGTCACCAGTGCCAACGGGACAGTGCTGAAGACTACTGGAGCCAGTGCAGTGACGTCTGGGGGCCTCATGCCGATACCCACTGGCTTCACCCTCATGTCAG gTGGTACCATGGCTCAGCAGGTTCCAGTCCAGGCAATCCAGGTGCACCAGGCACCGCAGCAAACGTCTCCCTCTagtgacagcagcactgacctTACCCAGACCTCTTCCAGCGGAACAG TGACCCTCCCAGCGACCATCATGACGTCGTCTGTGCCAACCACCGTGGGCGGCCACATGATGTACCCCAGCCCGCACGCGGTGATGTACGCGCCCACCTCCGGCCTCGCCGACGGCGGGCTCGCGGTGCTCAACGCTTTCCCACAGGCACCCTCAGCGATGCAGGTGTCCCACGGCCAGGTCCAGGATCAGG GTGGCGTCCCCCAGGTGTTCCTGACGGCCCCATCAGGCACGGTTCAGATCCCAGTCTCAGCTGTCCAGCTTCACCAG ATGGCTGTCATcgggcagcagagcagcagtggcagcagcctgACGGAGCTGCAGGTGGTCAACTTGGACACCTCACACAGCGCCAAGAGTGACTGA
- the SRF gene encoding serum response factor isoform X2: protein MLPSQAGAGNGAAAALARGSGLGRSPVPRGANGGGAAAGAPGGRLEREALYSGSEGDSESAEEEELGGERRGVKRGLAEAAAAAAAAGPAAGAAAAAAYSGGGGGGAVSGAKPGKKTRGRVKIKMEFIDNKLRRYTTFSKRKTGIMKKAYELSTLTGTQVLLLVASETGHVYTFATRKLQPMITSETGKALIQTCLNSPDSPPRSDPTTDQRMSATGFEETDLTYQVSESDSSGETKDALKPAFTVTNLPGTTSIQTAPTTSTSMQVSSGPSFPITNYLAPVSASISPNAVTSANGTVLKTTGASAVTSGGLMPIPTGFTLMSGASLSPGTPTIPLTQLQPHSLALSSQQGQVVMGTAGQLQQAQQTVFHFPARAGGQIVSLTGGTMAQQVPVQAIQVHQAPQQTSPSSDSSTDLTQTSSSGTVTLPATIMTSSVPTTVGGHMMYPSPHAVMYAPTSGLADGGLAVLNAFPQAPSAMQVSHGQVQDQGGVPQVFLTAPSGTVQIPVSAVQLHQMAVIGQQSSSGSSLTELQVVNLDTSHSAKSD from the exons ATGTTGCCGAGCCAGGCCGGGGCCGGGAacggcgccgccgccgcgctggCCCGCGGCTCGGGGCTGGGCCGGTCGCCGGTGCCGCGTGGGGCGAacggcggcggggcggcggcgggggcgccCGGGGGCCGCCTGGAGCGGGAGGCGCTGTACAGCGGCAGCGAGGGCGACTCGGAGTCGgccgaggaggaggagctgggcgGCGAGCGGCGCGGCGTGAAGCGTGGCCTggccgaggcggcggcggcggcggcggcggcggggcccgcggcgggagcggcggcggcggccgcctacagcggcggcgggggcggcggggccgtgaGCGGCGCCAAGCCCGGGAAGAAGACGCGGGGCCGGGTGAAGATCAAGATGGAGTTCATCGACAACAAGCTGCGGCGCTACACCACCTTTAGCAAGAGGAAGACCGGCATCATGAAGAAG GCCTATGAGCTCTCCACGCTGACTGGCACTCAAGTCCTGCTGTTGGTGGCCAGCGAGACAGGCCATGTGTACACGTTTGCCACACGGAAGCTGCAGCCCATGATCACCAGTGAGACGGGGAAGGCGTTGATCCAAACATGCCTCAATTCCCCAGACTCGCCCCCACGCTCGGACCCCACCACTGACCAGCGCATGAGTGCCACTGGTTTTGAGGAGACAGACCTCACCTACCAGGTGTCTGAATCAGACAGCAGCGGGGAGACCAAG GATGCCCTGAAACCCGCGTTCACCGTCACCAACCTGCCGGGAACAACGTCCATCCAGACAGCCCCGACCACCTCGACCTCCATGCAGGTCAGCAGTGGCCCGTCATTCCCCATCACTAATTACCTGGCGCCAGTGTCTGCCAGCATCAGCCCCAATGCCGTCACCAGTGCCAACGGGACAGTGCTGAAGACTACTGGAGCCAGTGCAGTGACGTCTGGGGGCCTCATGCCGATACCCACTGGCTTCACCCTCATGTCAG GTGCTTCCCTTTCTCCGGGGACCCCTACCATTCCTCTCACTCAGTTACAGCCGCACTCCCTGGCTCTTTccagccagcagggccaggtggTCATGGGTACAGCTggacagctgcagcaggcacagcagacAGTCTTCCACTTccctgccagagctggaggGCAGATTGTGTCGCTGACAG gTGGTACCATGGCTCAGCAGGTTCCAGTCCAGGCAATCCAGGTGCACCAGGCACCGCAGCAAACGTCTCCCTCTagtgacagcagcactgacctTACCCAGACCTCTTCCAGCGGAACAG TGACCCTCCCAGCGACCATCATGACGTCGTCTGTGCCAACCACCGTGGGCGGCCACATGATGTACCCCAGCCCGCACGCGGTGATGTACGCGCCCACCTCCGGCCTCGCCGACGGCGGGCTCGCGGTGCTCAACGCTTTCCCACAGGCACCCTCAGCGATGCAGGTGTCCCACGGCCAGGTCCAGGATCAGG GTGGCGTCCCCCAGGTGTTCCTGACGGCCCCATCAGGCACGGTTCAGATCCCAGTCTCAGCTGTCCAGCTTCACCAG ATGGCTGTCATcgggcagcagagcagcagtggcagcagcctgACGGAGCTGCAGGTGGTCAACTTGGACACCTCACACAGCGCCAAGAGTGACTGA
- the SRF gene encoding serum response factor isoform X3 encodes MLPSQAGAGNGAAAALARGSGLGRSPVPRGANGGGAAAGAPGGRLEREALYSGSEGDSESAEEEELGGERRGVKRGLAEAAAAAAAAGPAAGAAAAAAYSGGGGGGAVSGAKPGKKTRGRVKIKMEFIDNKLRRYTTFSKRKTGIMKKAYELSTLTGTQVLLLVASETGHVYTFATRKLQPMITSETGKALIQTCLNSPDSPPRSDPTTDQRMSATGFEETDLTYQVSESDSSGETKDALKPAFTVTNLPGTTSIQTAPTTSTSMQVSSGPSFPITNYLAPVSASISPNAVTSANGTVLKTTGASAVTSGGLMPIPTGFTLMSGGTMAQQVPVQAIQVHQAPQQTSPSSDSSTDLTQTSSSGTVTLPATIMTSSVPTTVGGHMMYPSPHAVMYAPTSGLADGGLAVLNAFPQAPSAMQVSHGQVQDQGGVPQVFLTAPSGTVQIPVSAVQLHQDKWTYQAQCCDDQSKDRSRPREHHRKPRHKKEVLVVNGEGK; translated from the exons ATGTTGCCGAGCCAGGCCGGGGCCGGGAacggcgccgccgccgcgctggCCCGCGGCTCGGGGCTGGGCCGGTCGCCGGTGCCGCGTGGGGCGAacggcggcggggcggcggcgggggcgccCGGGGGCCGCCTGGAGCGGGAGGCGCTGTACAGCGGCAGCGAGGGCGACTCGGAGTCGgccgaggaggaggagctgggcgGCGAGCGGCGCGGCGTGAAGCGTGGCCTggccgaggcggcggcggcggcggcggcggcggggcccgcggcgggagcggcggcggcggccgcctacagcggcggcgggggcggcggggccgtgaGCGGCGCCAAGCCCGGGAAGAAGACGCGGGGCCGGGTGAAGATCAAGATGGAGTTCATCGACAACAAGCTGCGGCGCTACACCACCTTTAGCAAGAGGAAGACCGGCATCATGAAGAAG GCCTATGAGCTCTCCACGCTGACTGGCACTCAAGTCCTGCTGTTGGTGGCCAGCGAGACAGGCCATGTGTACACGTTTGCCACACGGAAGCTGCAGCCCATGATCACCAGTGAGACGGGGAAGGCGTTGATCCAAACATGCCTCAATTCCCCAGACTCGCCCCCACGCTCGGACCCCACCACTGACCAGCGCATGAGTGCCACTGGTTTTGAGGAGACAGACCTCACCTACCAGGTGTCTGAATCAGACAGCAGCGGGGAGACCAAG GATGCCCTGAAACCCGCGTTCACCGTCACCAACCTGCCGGGAACAACGTCCATCCAGACAGCCCCGACCACCTCGACCTCCATGCAGGTCAGCAGTGGCCCGTCATTCCCCATCACTAATTACCTGGCGCCAGTGTCTGCCAGCATCAGCCCCAATGCCGTCACCAGTGCCAACGGGACAGTGCTGAAGACTACTGGAGCCAGTGCAGTGACGTCTGGGGGCCTCATGCCGATACCCACTGGCTTCACCCTCATGTCAG gTGGTACCATGGCTCAGCAGGTTCCAGTCCAGGCAATCCAGGTGCACCAGGCACCGCAGCAAACGTCTCCCTCTagtgacagcagcactgacctTACCCAGACCTCTTCCAGCGGAACAG TGACCCTCCCAGCGACCATCATGACGTCGTCTGTGCCAACCACCGTGGGCGGCCACATGATGTACCCCAGCCCGCACGCGGTGATGTACGCGCCCACCTCCGGCCTCGCCGACGGCGGGCTCGCGGTGCTCAACGCTTTCCCACAGGCACCCTCAGCGATGCAGGTGTCCCACGGCCAGGTCCAGGATCAGG GTGGCGTCCCCCAGGTGTTCCTGACGGCCCCATCAGGCACGGTTCAGATCCCAGTCTCAGCTGTCCAGCTTCACCAG
- the SRF gene encoding serum response factor isoform X4, whose translation MLPSQAGAGNGAAAALARGSGLGRSPVPRGANGGGAAAGAPGGRLEREALYSGSEGDSESAEEEELGGERRGVKRGLAEAAAAAAAAGPAAGAAAAAAYSGGGGGGAVSGAKPGKKTRGRVKIKMEFIDNKLRRYTTFSKRKTGIMKKAYELSTLTGTQVLLLVASETGHVYTFATRKLQPMITSETGKALIQTCLNSPDSPPRSDPTTDQRMSATGFEETDLTYQVSESDSSGETKDALKPAFTVTNLPGTTSIQTAPTTSTSMQVSSGPSFPITNYLAPVSASISPNAVTSANGTVLKTTGASAVTSGGLMPIPTGFTLMSGASLSPGTPTIPLTQLQPHSLALSSQQGQVVMGTAGQLQQAQQTVFHFPARAGGQIVSLTGGTMAQQVPVQAIQVHQAPQQTSPSSDSSTDLTQTSSSGTGGVPQVFLTAPSGTVQIPVSAVQLHQDKWTYQAQCCDDQSKDRSRPREHHRKPRHKKEVLVVNGEGK comes from the exons ATGTTGCCGAGCCAGGCCGGGGCCGGGAacggcgccgccgccgcgctggCCCGCGGCTCGGGGCTGGGCCGGTCGCCGGTGCCGCGTGGGGCGAacggcggcggggcggcggcgggggcgccCGGGGGCCGCCTGGAGCGGGAGGCGCTGTACAGCGGCAGCGAGGGCGACTCGGAGTCGgccgaggaggaggagctgggcgGCGAGCGGCGCGGCGTGAAGCGTGGCCTggccgaggcggcggcggcggcggcggcggcggggcccgcggcgggagcggcggcggcggccgcctacagcggcggcgggggcggcggggccgtgaGCGGCGCCAAGCCCGGGAAGAAGACGCGGGGCCGGGTGAAGATCAAGATGGAGTTCATCGACAACAAGCTGCGGCGCTACACCACCTTTAGCAAGAGGAAGACCGGCATCATGAAGAAG GCCTATGAGCTCTCCACGCTGACTGGCACTCAAGTCCTGCTGTTGGTGGCCAGCGAGACAGGCCATGTGTACACGTTTGCCACACGGAAGCTGCAGCCCATGATCACCAGTGAGACGGGGAAGGCGTTGATCCAAACATGCCTCAATTCCCCAGACTCGCCCCCACGCTCGGACCCCACCACTGACCAGCGCATGAGTGCCACTGGTTTTGAGGAGACAGACCTCACCTACCAGGTGTCTGAATCAGACAGCAGCGGGGAGACCAAG GATGCCCTGAAACCCGCGTTCACCGTCACCAACCTGCCGGGAACAACGTCCATCCAGACAGCCCCGACCACCTCGACCTCCATGCAGGTCAGCAGTGGCCCGTCATTCCCCATCACTAATTACCTGGCGCCAGTGTCTGCCAGCATCAGCCCCAATGCCGTCACCAGTGCCAACGGGACAGTGCTGAAGACTACTGGAGCCAGTGCAGTGACGTCTGGGGGCCTCATGCCGATACCCACTGGCTTCACCCTCATGTCAG GTGCTTCCCTTTCTCCGGGGACCCCTACCATTCCTCTCACTCAGTTACAGCCGCACTCCCTGGCTCTTTccagccagcagggccaggtggTCATGGGTACAGCTggacagctgcagcaggcacagcagacAGTCTTCCACTTccctgccagagctggaggGCAGATTGTGTCGCTGACAG gTGGTACCATGGCTCAGCAGGTTCCAGTCCAGGCAATCCAGGTGCACCAGGCACCGCAGCAAACGTCTCCCTCTagtgacagcagcactgacctTACCCAGACCTCTTCCAGCGGAACAG GTGGCGTCCCCCAGGTGTTCCTGACGGCCCCATCAGGCACGGTTCAGATCCCAGTCTCAGCTGTCCAGCTTCACCAG
- the SRF gene encoding serum response factor isoform X1 has protein sequence MLPSQAGAGNGAAAALARGSGLGRSPVPRGANGGGAAAGAPGGRLEREALYSGSEGDSESAEEEELGGERRGVKRGLAEAAAAAAAAGPAAGAAAAAAYSGGGGGGAVSGAKPGKKTRGRVKIKMEFIDNKLRRYTTFSKRKTGIMKKAYELSTLTGTQVLLLVASETGHVYTFATRKLQPMITSETGKALIQTCLNSPDSPPRSDPTTDQRMSATGFEETDLTYQVSESDSSGETKDALKPAFTVTNLPGTTSIQTAPTTSTSMQVSSGPSFPITNYLAPVSASISPNAVTSANGTVLKTTGASAVTSGGLMPIPTGFTLMSGASLSPGTPTIPLTQLQPHSLALSSQQGQVVMGTAGQLQQAQQTVFHFPARAGGQIVSLTGGTMAQQVPVQAIQVHQAPQQTSPSSDSSTDLTQTSSSGTVTLPATIMTSSVPTTVGGHMMYPSPHAVMYAPTSGLADGGLAVLNAFPQAPSAMQVSHGQVQDQGGVPQVFLTAPSGTVQIPVSAVQLHQDKWTYQAQCCDDQSKDRSRPREHHRKPRHKKEVLVVNGEGK, from the exons ATGTTGCCGAGCCAGGCCGGGGCCGGGAacggcgccgccgccgcgctggCCCGCGGCTCGGGGCTGGGCCGGTCGCCGGTGCCGCGTGGGGCGAacggcggcggggcggcggcgggggcgccCGGGGGCCGCCTGGAGCGGGAGGCGCTGTACAGCGGCAGCGAGGGCGACTCGGAGTCGgccgaggaggaggagctgggcgGCGAGCGGCGCGGCGTGAAGCGTGGCCTggccgaggcggcggcggcggcggcggcggcggggcccgcggcgggagcggcggcggcggccgcctacagcggcggcgggggcggcggggccgtgaGCGGCGCCAAGCCCGGGAAGAAGACGCGGGGCCGGGTGAAGATCAAGATGGAGTTCATCGACAACAAGCTGCGGCGCTACACCACCTTTAGCAAGAGGAAGACCGGCATCATGAAGAAG GCCTATGAGCTCTCCACGCTGACTGGCACTCAAGTCCTGCTGTTGGTGGCCAGCGAGACAGGCCATGTGTACACGTTTGCCACACGGAAGCTGCAGCCCATGATCACCAGTGAGACGGGGAAGGCGTTGATCCAAACATGCCTCAATTCCCCAGACTCGCCCCCACGCTCGGACCCCACCACTGACCAGCGCATGAGTGCCACTGGTTTTGAGGAGACAGACCTCACCTACCAGGTGTCTGAATCAGACAGCAGCGGGGAGACCAAG GATGCCCTGAAACCCGCGTTCACCGTCACCAACCTGCCGGGAACAACGTCCATCCAGACAGCCCCGACCACCTCGACCTCCATGCAGGTCAGCAGTGGCCCGTCATTCCCCATCACTAATTACCTGGCGCCAGTGTCTGCCAGCATCAGCCCCAATGCCGTCACCAGTGCCAACGGGACAGTGCTGAAGACTACTGGAGCCAGTGCAGTGACGTCTGGGGGCCTCATGCCGATACCCACTGGCTTCACCCTCATGTCAG GTGCTTCCCTTTCTCCGGGGACCCCTACCATTCCTCTCACTCAGTTACAGCCGCACTCCCTGGCTCTTTccagccagcagggccaggtggTCATGGGTACAGCTggacagctgcagcaggcacagcagacAGTCTTCCACTTccctgccagagctggaggGCAGATTGTGTCGCTGACAG gTGGTACCATGGCTCAGCAGGTTCCAGTCCAGGCAATCCAGGTGCACCAGGCACCGCAGCAAACGTCTCCCTCTagtgacagcagcactgacctTACCCAGACCTCTTCCAGCGGAACAG TGACCCTCCCAGCGACCATCATGACGTCGTCTGTGCCAACCACCGTGGGCGGCCACATGATGTACCCCAGCCCGCACGCGGTGATGTACGCGCCCACCTCCGGCCTCGCCGACGGCGGGCTCGCGGTGCTCAACGCTTTCCCACAGGCACCCTCAGCGATGCAGGTGTCCCACGGCCAGGTCCAGGATCAGG GTGGCGTCCCCCAGGTGTTCCTGACGGCCCCATCAGGCACGGTTCAGATCCCAGTCTCAGCTGTCCAGCTTCACCAG